From the Streptomyces sp. KMM 9044 genome, one window contains:
- a CDS encoding transposase: MARAAFPAGSLPIRLRDRMEAVFADEPYTDAFGVRGAPGLSPAVLSLVTVLQFTEDLTDRQATAMAVRAIDWKYAIGAELTDPGFDFSVLAKFRARLIEHGMERLVFDRLLECCRTEGLVAAGGKQRSDSTHVISAVRDLNRLELAGESVRAALEVLAAAAPEWLAGAVDVTELAHRYGPRVDGWKLPASKTKRDRLAVVFGQDALMLCRAVRAPGAPPWLAELPAVELLRQVLVQTYYIETGARGREVIRKREAEVDGVPPGHIRLASPYDADARWAAKGEELFWLGYKIHLTETCHTPAEAEAEAEAEAEAEAEAEAEAEAEAEAEAEAEAEAEAEAEAEAEAEAGSGKRVAAPPNLITDVHTTKATVPDVKATAGIQQRLNERGLRPGEHYLDSGYPSVDLVAAAGKDGTAMVTPLLADHSPQSKAAAGFDKSAFRVDWKARQVTCPAGRTSAGWYPVTQHGRPAIVAQFASTDCRACPSRTQCTSSRRVSRMLTLRPKELHEIQATARAVQKTQTWRDKYKLRAGVEGTINQALDMTGIRRARYRGLAKVRLQHVFSATALNVIRLDAYWSTTPLGRPRTSRLERLAYMLTA, encoded by the coding sequence GTGGCCCGGGCCGCTTTCCCGGCCGGGAGCCTGCCGATACGCCTGCGAGACCGGATGGAAGCGGTCTTCGCCGATGAGCCGTACACCGACGCGTTCGGGGTGCGCGGTGCCCCGGGGCTGTCCCCGGCGGTGCTCTCGCTGGTCACTGTCCTGCAGTTCACCGAGGACCTGACCGACCGGCAGGCCACCGCGATGGCGGTACGCGCGATCGACTGGAAGTACGCGATCGGCGCCGAGCTGACCGATCCCGGCTTCGACTTCAGCGTGCTGGCCAAGTTCCGCGCACGCCTGATCGAGCACGGCATGGAACGCCTGGTCTTCGACCGGCTCCTGGAGTGCTGCCGCACCGAGGGACTCGTTGCGGCCGGCGGCAAGCAGCGCAGCGACTCCACCCATGTCATCAGCGCGGTGAGGGACTTGAACCGGCTGGAGTTGGCGGGCGAGAGCGTGCGCGCCGCGCTGGAGGTGCTGGCCGCAGCCGCGCCCGAGTGGCTGGCAGGCGCGGTGGATGTCACCGAACTGGCGCACCGCTACGGTCCGCGCGTGGACGGGTGGAAGCTGCCGGCCTCGAAGACCAAGCGGGACCGGCTCGCGGTGGTGTTCGGGCAGGACGCGCTGATGCTGTGCCGGGCGGTGCGCGCGCCCGGCGCCCCGCCGTGGCTGGCGGAGCTTCCCGCGGTTGAGCTTTTGCGGCAGGTGCTGGTGCAGACCTACTACATCGAGACCGGCGCGCGGGGACGGGAGGTGATCAGGAAGCGGGAGGCCGAGGTGGACGGCGTCCCGCCCGGTCATATCCGCCTGGCCTCTCCCTACGATGCGGATGCGCGGTGGGCGGCCAAGGGCGAGGAGCTGTTCTGGCTGGGCTACAAGATTCATTTGACCGAGACCTGCCATACTCCCGCCGAAGCCGAAGCCGAAGCCGAAGCCGAAGCCGAAGCCGAAGCCGAAGCCGAAGCCGAAGCCGAAGCCGAAGCCGAAGCCGAAGCCGAAGCCGAAGCCGAAGCCGAAGCCGAAGCCGAAGCCGAAGCCGAAGCCGAAGCCGGGAGCGGGAAGCGCGTCGCGGCGCCGCCGAACCTGATCACCGATGTGCACACCACGAAGGCGACGGTGCCGGACGTGAAGGCCACCGCCGGCATCCAGCAGCGCCTGAATGAGCGCGGTCTGCGCCCGGGCGAGCACTATCTGGACTCCGGCTATCCGAGCGTGGACCTGGTGGCCGCCGCCGGCAAGGACGGGACCGCGATGGTCACCCCGCTGCTGGCCGACCACTCGCCGCAGTCCAAGGCCGCTGCGGGGTTCGACAAGAGTGCTTTCCGCGTCGACTGGAAGGCCCGTCAGGTCACCTGCCCGGCCGGTCGCACCAGCGCCGGGTGGTATCCGGTCACCCAGCACGGCAGGCCCGCCATCGTCGCCCAGTTCGCCTCCACCGACTGCCGGGCCTGCCCGTCAAGGACGCAGTGCACTTCCTCCCGGCGGGTCAGTCGGATGCTCACCCTGCGGCCGAAAGAGCTGCACGAGATCCAGGCCACCGCCCGCGCCGTGCAGAAGACCCAGACCTGGCGGGACAAGTACAAGCTGCGCGCGGGGGTCGAGGGCACGATCAACCAGGCCCTGGACATGACCGGAATCCGCCGGGCCCGCTACCGAGGACTGGCCAAGGTCCGCCTCCAGCACGTCTTCTCCGCCACCGCCTTGAACGTCATCCGCCTCGACGCCTACTGGAGCACCACCCCGCTCGGCAGACCCCGGACCAGCAGACTCGAACGCCTTGCCTACATGCTCACAGCCTGA
- a CDS encoding 1-aminocyclopropane-1-carboxylate deaminase/D-cysteine desulfhydrase: MRPRLPSPVQDVVDERFERHGVRLVLKRDDLIHPELIGNKWRKLAPNLSAVTGRTVLTFGGAYSNHLRATAAAGRLLGLPTVGVVRGQELAGRPLNASLARCAADGMRLHFVDRTTYRRTTTPETLAAVLRDTDARDAYVVPEGGSNAAAVRGCRALGEELAGRADVVAVACGTGGTLAGLAAGLGSGERALGVPVLKGGFLAAGTQRLQAEAFGGPRGDWSLDDRFHFGGYARTPPELDAFAADFEHRHGVPVERVYVAKLLYALVALVEENAFPRGSTVAAVVTGHPFP, from the coding sequence CTGCGCCCCCGGCTGCCCTCGCCGGTGCAGGACGTCGTGGACGAGCGGTTCGAGCGGCACGGCGTCCGGCTGGTGCTGAAACGGGACGATCTGATCCACCCGGAGCTGATCGGAAACAAATGGCGCAAACTCGCGCCGAACCTGTCGGCGGTGACCGGACGGACGGTGCTCACCTTCGGCGGCGCCTACTCCAACCACCTGAGGGCCACCGCCGCCGCCGGGCGGCTGCTCGGGCTCCCCACGGTCGGCGTGGTGCGCGGCCAGGAACTCGCCGGCCGCCCCCTCAACGCCTCGCTGGCCCGGTGCGCGGCCGACGGCATGCGGCTGCACTTCGTCGACCGGACGACCTACCGCCGCACAACCACACCGGAGACGCTCGCCGCCGTCCTGCGCGACACGGATGCCCGGGACGCGTACGTCGTCCCCGAGGGCGGCAGCAACGCCGCCGCCGTGCGCGGCTGCCGTGCGCTCGGAGAGGAGCTGGCGGGGCGGGCGGACGTGGTCGCGGTGGCGTGCGGCACCGGCGGGACGCTCGCCGGGCTGGCCGCCGGACTCGGCTCCGGTGAGCGCGCGTTGGGCGTTCCGGTGCTCAAGGGCGGCTTCCTGGCCGCCGGGACACAGAGGCTGCAGGCCGAGGCGTTCGGCGGTCCGCGCGGCGACTGGAGCCTGGACGACCGCTTCCACTTCGGCGGCTACGCCCGTACACCCCCGGAACTCGATGCGTTCGCCGCGGACTTCGAGCACCGCCACGGCGTACCCGTCGAACGCGTCTATGTCGCCAAGTTGCTTTACGCCCTTGTCGCCCTGGTGGAAGAGAACGCGTTCCCGCGCGGGAGCACCGTCGCGGCCGTGGTCACCGGGCACCCCTTCCCATGA
- a CDS encoding anti-sigma factor, whose translation MSQIAGEPATQDFVEVRLPAAGAYLSVLRTATAGLAARLDFTLDEIEDLRIAVDEACAILLQQAVPGSVLSCVFRLVDDSLEVTVSAPTTDGHAPSRDTFAWTVLSALAGKVSSAVDEDRTVSISLYKQRGAGPGPA comes from the coding sequence GTGTCCCAGATCGCAGGCGAGCCCGCGACCCAGGACTTCGTGGAAGTCCGGCTGCCGGCCGCGGGTGCCTACCTGTCGGTGCTGCGTACGGCCACGGCCGGCCTCGCGGCCCGTTTGGACTTCACCCTCGACGAGATCGAGGACCTGCGCATCGCGGTCGACGAGGCCTGCGCGATCCTGCTTCAGCAGGCCGTGCCGGGTTCGGTGCTCAGTTGCGTCTTCCGCCTCGTCGACGACTCGCTCGAGGTCACCGTCTCGGCGCCCACCACGGACGGTCACGCGCCTTCGCGTGACACCTTCGCGTGGACCGTGCTGTCCGCTCTCGCGGGCAAGGTCTCCTCCGCCGTGGACGAGGACAGAACCGTTTCGATCAGCCTCTACAAACAGCGCGGCGCGGGACCCGGGCCGGCGTGA
- a CDS encoding RNA polymerase sigma factor SigF: MRDEERGTRELPAERMPGGVDPVDAIPEQARPHPEDDSAVAGAPDGGQHDAAARNMPEAGRPAVSPGHGGDRVHAKPTAGDEASARGRTTGGTMNEHERHAESEVPRMPGAESARRTPDTPGTHGGAQRDPQDRSGARALFLELRMLQDGSPEYAELRNRLVRMHLPLVEHLARRFRNRGEPLDDLTQVATIGLIKSVDRFDPDRGVEFSTYATPTVVGEIKRHFRDKGWAVRVPRRLQELRLALTTATAELSQQHGRSPTVHELAEKLAISEEEVLEGLESANAYSTLSLDVPDTDDESPAVADTLGAEDEALEGVEYRESLKPLLEDLPPREKRILLLRFFGNMTQSQIAQEVGISQMHVSRLLARTLAQLREKLLVEE, from the coding sequence GTGCGGGACGAAGAACGCGGCACACGCGAACTGCCGGCCGAGCGGATGCCGGGCGGCGTCGACCCCGTCGACGCCATTCCGGAACAGGCCCGGCCGCATCCGGAGGACGACTCCGCGGTGGCCGGGGCTCCGGACGGCGGGCAGCACGACGCCGCCGCACGGAACATGCCCGAGGCCGGGCGGCCCGCCGTCTCCCCCGGCCACGGGGGAGACCGTGTGCATGCGAAGCCGACGGCGGGGGACGAGGCGAGCGCTCGGGGAAGGACGACGGGCGGGACGATGAACGAGCACGAGCGACACGCCGAGAGCGAGGTGCCGCGGATGCCGGGCGCAGAGAGCGCCCGGCGGACACCGGACACCCCCGGGACGCACGGCGGCGCACAGCGTGACCCGCAGGACCGCAGCGGGGCGCGTGCCTTGTTCCTCGAGTTGCGCATGCTGCAGGACGGCAGTCCGGAGTACGCGGAACTGCGCAACCGGCTGGTCCGCATGCACCTGCCGCTCGTCGAGCATCTCGCGCGCCGTTTCCGCAACCGCGGGGAACCGCTGGACGACCTGACACAGGTCGCCACCATCGGCCTGATCAAGTCGGTCGACCGTTTCGACCCGGACCGGGGCGTCGAGTTCTCGACGTACGCGACCCCGACGGTCGTGGGCGAGATCAAGCGGCACTTCCGGGACAAGGGCTGGGCGGTACGCGTGCCGCGCAGGCTGCAGGAGCTGCGGCTGGCGCTGACGACGGCCACGGCCGAACTCTCGCAGCAGCACGGCCGCTCCCCCACCGTCCACGAACTCGCCGAGAAGCTGGCCATCTCGGAGGAGGAGGTCCTGGAGGGCCTGGAGTCCGCCAACGCGTACTCCACGCTGTCCCTGGACGTTCCCGACACCGACGACGAGTCCCCGGCGGTCGCGGACACCCTGGGCGCGGAGGACGAGGCGCTGGAGGGCGTGGAGTACCGCGAGTCGCTGAAGCCGCTGCTCGAGGACCTGCCTCCGCGCGAGAAGCGGATTCTGCTGCTGCGCTTCTTCGGCAACATGACCCAGTCGCAGATCGCCCAGGAGGTCGGGATCTCGCAGATGCACGTCTCCCGGCTGCTGGCCCGCACACTGGCCCAGCTGCGGGAGAAGCTGCTCGTGGAGGAATGA
- a CDS encoding diacylglycerol/lipid kinase family protein: MRALLVVNPAATTTSARTRDVLIHALASEMKLEAVTTEYRGHARDLGRQAAESDDIGLVVALGGDGTVNEVVNGLLHAGPDPEHLPGLAVVPGGSTNVFARALDLPNHPVEATGALLDALREGRERTVGLGLTSGTPGTDDEGVPARWFTFNAGLGFDAGVVGRVEQHRERGRKSTHALYMRQVVRQLVGEPHRHSGVITLEQPGEDPVTDLVLSIVSNASPWTFLGNRPIYASPKASFDTGLDIFGLKRLSTLAVARYGTQLLTSSPERGPLGRHVVAGHDLTQFTLHSKVPLPLQMDGDHLGLRTSVTFTGVRRALRVIV, from the coding sequence ATGCGTGCACTTCTCGTGGTCAATCCGGCGGCAACCACGACGAGTGCGCGCACGCGCGATGTGCTGATCCACGCCCTCGCCAGCGAGATGAAGCTGGAGGCGGTCACCACCGAGTACCGCGGCCACGCGCGCGACCTGGGCCGGCAGGCGGCGGAGAGCGACGACATCGGCCTGGTGGTAGCCCTCGGCGGCGACGGCACGGTCAACGAGGTCGTCAACGGCCTGCTGCACGCCGGCCCCGACCCGGAGCACCTGCCCGGCCTCGCCGTGGTCCCCGGCGGCTCCACCAATGTCTTCGCCCGCGCCCTGGATCTGCCCAACCACCCCGTGGAGGCCACCGGCGCCCTCCTGGACGCGCTGCGCGAGGGCCGCGAACGCACCGTCGGCCTGGGCCTGACGTCGGGCACACCGGGAACGGACGACGAGGGCGTGCCGGCCCGCTGGTTCACCTTCAACGCGGGGCTGGGCTTCGACGCCGGTGTGGTCGGCCGGGTGGAGCAGCACCGGGAGCGCGGCAGGAAGTCCACTCACGCGTTGTACATGCGTCAGGTCGTGCGTCAGCTGGTCGGTGAGCCCCATCGCCACAGCGGTGTGATAACGCTCGAGCAGCCGGGCGAGGACCCGGTCACCGATCTGGTGCTCTCGATAGTTTCGAACGCTTCCCCGTGGACGTTTCTCGGCAATCGCCCGATCTACGCGTCACCTAAGGCCTCGTTCGATACCGGCCTCGACATCTTCGGTCTGAAACGGCTGTCCACCCTCGCCGTTGCCCGGTATGGCACCCAGTTGCTCACTTCGTCCCCCGAGCGCGGACCCCTGGGCCGGCACGTGGTCGCAGGGCACGATCTGACCCAGTTCACCTTGCATTCGAAGGTGCCACTCCCCCTCCAGATGGACGGCGACCACCTAGGACTGCGAACCAGCGTGACGTTCACAGGCGTTCGCCGTGCACTGCGTGTGATTGTGTGA
- a CDS encoding WhiB family transcriptional regulator: MDWRHNAVCREEDPELFFPIGNTGPALLQIEEAKAVCRRCPVIESCLQWALESGQDSGVWGGLSEDERRAMKRRAARNRARQASA; this comes from the coding sequence ATGGACTGGCGTCACAACGCCGTTTGCCGCGAGGAAGACCCCGAGCTCTTCTTCCCCATCGGCAACACCGGTCCTGCGCTGCTGCAGATCGAGGAAGCCAAGGCCGTCTGCCGTCGCTGCCCGGTGATCGAGAGCTGCCTTCAGTGGGCACTCGAGTCCGGTCAGGACTCCGGCGTCTGGGGTGGTCTCAGCGAGGACGAGCGCCGTGCGATGAAGCGCCGCGCCGCCCGCAACCGGGCCCGTCAGGCCTCCGCCTGA
- a CDS encoding sensor histidine kinase, with protein MNELVHQHTDLGDSALEWLHLLVSEWQLLSDLSFADLVLWVPTRDGTRYVSVAQMRPNTGPTSYQDDMVGHLVPRGRRPMLDVALDEGRIVREGDPEWREEVPVRVESIPVRREGRVLGVIARNTNLLTVRTPSRLELTYLQSASDLAQMIAAGSFPFANQQLDMDALPRVGDGLIRLDAEGLVQYASPNALSAYHRMGLASDLVGHHLGRTTAELAPSRGPVDEALAKVASGWAPREFEIEAPGGVIQFRAIPLKPKGTRIGSLVLLRDVTELRRRERELITKDATIREIHHRVKNNLQTVAALLRLQARRIGSERGRAALEEAVRRVGSIAIVHETLSQNLDERVEFDEIADRVLAMVAEISPGKVAGRRTGRFGILDAEVATPLSMVLTEVLQNALEHGFREGDTGTVEVTAVRGGTTKEARLLVTVQDDGVGLPEGFDPHTGGNLGLHIVRTLVEGELGGTFDMVPAPHGGTRAILDVPVAVDK; from the coding sequence ATGAACGAACTCGTACACCAGCACACCGATCTCGGCGACTCCGCTCTCGAGTGGCTTCATCTGCTGGTCTCGGAGTGGCAGCTGCTCTCCGACCTCTCCTTCGCCGACCTGGTCCTGTGGGTCCCCACCCGCGACGGCACCCGCTATGTCTCCGTCGCCCAGATGCGGCCCAACACCGGCCCGACCTCGTACCAGGACGACATGGTCGGTCATCTCGTCCCGCGCGGCCGGCGTCCCATGCTGGACGTTGCCCTGGACGAGGGGCGGATCGTGCGCGAGGGCGACCCGGAGTGGCGCGAGGAGGTCCCCGTCCGCGTCGAGTCCATTCCCGTACGGCGGGAGGGCCGCGTCCTCGGGGTCATCGCGCGCAACACCAACCTGCTCACGGTGCGTACCCCCAGCCGGCTGGAGCTCACCTACCTCCAGAGCGCCTCCGACCTCGCGCAGATGATCGCGGCCGGTTCCTTCCCGTTCGCGAACCAACAGCTCGACATGGACGCGTTGCCCCGGGTGGGCGACGGACTGATCCGGCTCGACGCCGAAGGGCTCGTCCAGTACGCCTCCCCGAACGCCCTGTCCGCCTACCACCGGATGGGCCTGGCGTCCGACCTGGTCGGCCACCACCTCGGCCGCACCACTGCCGAACTGGCGCCCTCCCGCGGGCCGGTGGACGAGGCGCTGGCCAAGGTCGCCAGCGGCTGGGCACCGCGCGAGTTCGAGATCGAGGCGCCCGGCGGGGTGATCCAGTTCCGGGCGATCCCGCTCAAGCCGAAGGGAACCCGCATCGGTTCGCTGGTCCTGCTCCGGGACGTCACCGAACTCCGGCGCCGTGAAAGGGAGCTGATCACCAAGGACGCGACCATCAGGGAGATCCACCACCGGGTGAAGAACAACCTCCAGACGGTGGCGGCACTGCTGCGCCTCCAGGCCCGGCGGATCGGCTCCGAGCGCGGCCGCGCGGCGCTGGAGGAGGCGGTGCGCCGGGTCGGTTCCATCGCGATCGTGCACGAGACACTCTCCCAGAACCTGGACGAGCGGGTGGAGTTCGACGAGATCGCTGACCGTGTCCTGGCGATGGTCGCCGAAATCTCACCGGGCAAGGTCGCCGGACGGCGCACCGGCCGCTTCGGCATACTCGACGCGGAGGTCGCCACCCCGTTGTCCATGGTGCTGACGGAGGTTCTGCAGAACGCTCTGGAGCACGGCTTCCGCGAGGGTGACACGGGCACGGTCGAGGTGACTGCGGTCCGCGGCGGCACCACCAAGGAGGCCCGCCTGCTGGTCACCGTCCAGGACGACGGCGTCGGCCTGCCCGAGGGCTTCGACCCGCACACCGGCGGCAACCTGGGGTTGCACATCGTACGGACCCTGGTCGAAGGCGAGTTGGGCGGCACCTTTGACATGGTCCCGGCCCCGCACGGGGGAACACGGGCGATCCTGGACGTGCCGGTCGCCGTGGACAAGTGA
- the nagB gene encoding glucosamine-6-phosphate deaminase: MEVVIVPDAKTGGALIAGAMADLLRRTSDALLGVATGSTPLPVYEALAAQVRSGAVDTSRARIAQLDEYVGLPADHPESYRSVLRREVLEPLGIGMDAFMGPNGTAEDVQAACEAYDRALAEAGGVDLQLLGIGTDGHIGFNEPCSSLASRTRIKTLTEQTRVDNARFFGDDIGQVPHHVITQGIGTILEARHLVLLATGEGKADAVAATVEGPVAAVCPASALQLHPHVTVVVDEAAATELKLADYFRHTYANKPDWQGI; the protein is encoded by the coding sequence GTGGAAGTTGTCATCGTTCCGGACGCCAAGACCGGCGGCGCACTCATCGCCGGGGCCATGGCGGATCTCCTGCGGCGCACCTCCGACGCCCTGCTCGGTGTGGCCACCGGCTCGACACCCCTGCCCGTCTACGAGGCGCTTGCGGCCCAGGTGCGCTCCGGCGCCGTGGACACCTCCCGGGCGAGGATCGCCCAGCTCGACGAGTACGTGGGCCTGCCCGCCGATCACCCCGAGTCCTACCGGTCGGTGCTCCGGCGCGAGGTCCTGGAGCCGCTCGGCATCGGCATGGACGCCTTCATGGGCCCCAACGGCACGGCCGAGGACGTACAGGCCGCGTGCGAGGCGTACGACAGGGCGCTGGCCGAGGCCGGCGGCGTCGACCTGCAACTGCTCGGCATCGGGACGGACGGGCACATCGGGTTCAACGAGCCGTGCTCCTCGCTCGCCTCACGCACCCGGATCAAGACGCTGACCGAGCAGACCCGGGTGGACAACGCGCGCTTCTTCGGCGACGACATCGGCCAGGTCCCGCACCACGTCATCACCCAGGGCATCGGCACCATCCTGGAGGCCCGCCACCTGGTCCTGCTCGCCACCGGCGAGGGCAAGGCGGACGCGGTCGCCGCGACCGTCGAGGGCCCGGTGGCCGCGGTGTGCCCGGCGTCCGCGCTGCAACTGCACCCGCACGTCACGGTCGTCGTCGACGAGGCCGCCGCGACCGAACTCAAGCTCGCGGACTACTTCCGGCACACCTACGCCAACAAGCCGGACTGGCAGGGGATCTGA
- a CDS encoding GntR family transcriptional regulator: MSTDVSNTENEGGTTVRTARVPKYYRLKKHLLDMTETASPGTPVPPERTLAAEFDTSRTTVRQALQELVVEGRLERIQGKGTFVAKPKVSQALQLTSYTEDMRAQGLEPTSQLLDVGYITADDGLASLLDIATGGRVLRIERLRMANGEPMAIETTHLSAKRFPALRRSLVKYTSLYTALAEVYDIHLAEAEETIETSLATPREAGLLGTDVGLPMLMLSRHSLDRGGQPVEWVRSVYRGDRYKFVARLKRPQD, encoded by the coding sequence ATGAGCACCGACGTCAGCAATACGGAGAACGAGGGTGGGACTACGGTCCGTACGGCGCGCGTGCCCAAGTACTACCGGTTGAAGAAGCATCTGCTCGACATGACGGAAACGGCCTCTCCCGGTACGCCGGTCCCGCCCGAGCGCACCCTGGCGGCGGAGTTCGACACCTCGCGCACCACCGTGCGCCAGGCGCTGCAGGAGCTGGTGGTCGAGGGGCGTCTGGAGCGCATCCAGGGCAAGGGCACCTTCGTCGCCAAGCCCAAGGTCTCGCAGGCGCTGCAACTCACCTCGTACACCGAGGACATGCGCGCGCAGGGTCTGGAGCCCACCTCGCAGCTGCTGGACGTCGGCTACATCACCGCCGACGACGGGCTCGCCTCGCTGCTCGACATCGCCACCGGCGGGCGGGTGCTGCGCATCGAGCGGCTGCGCATGGCGAACGGCGAGCCGATGGCCATCGAGACCACCCACCTCAGCGCCAAGCGCTTCCCGGCCCTGCGCCGCAGCCTGGTCAAGTACACGTCTCTCTACACCGCCCTCGCCGAGGTGTACGACATCCATCTGGCGGAAGCCGAGGAGACCATCGAGACCTCCCTGGCCACCCCGCGCGAGGCCGGCCTGCTCGGCACCGACGTGGGGCTGCCGATGCTGATGCTCTCCCGGCACTCTCTGGACCGGGGCGGGCAGCCGGTGGAGTGGGTGCGCTCGGTGTACCGGGGGGACCGGTACAAGTTCGTCGCCCGGCTGAAGCGCCCGCAGGACTGA
- a CDS encoding DUF3311 domain-containing protein, with the protein MSQAPDSSRGPAVTPARVVIGVCLAAPFVAMLWVGSYARIDPTFIGIPFFYWYQMLWVLVSTALTVIAYKLWQRDQRAHAAAKGGTRR; encoded by the coding sequence ATGTCGCAAGCCCCAGATTCCAGCAGAGGTCCGGCGGTGACGCCCGCGCGCGTCGTCATCGGCGTCTGTCTCGCAGCACCGTTCGTGGCCATGCTGTGGGTCGGTTCGTACGCGAGGATCGACCCCACCTTCATCGGCATCCCGTTCTTCTACTGGTACCAGATGCTGTGGGTGCTGGTCTCCACCGCGCTGACGGTGATCGCCTACAAGCTGTGGCAGCGTGACCAGCGTGCCCACGCGGCGGCGAAGGGCGGTACGCGGCGGTGA
- the mctP gene encoding monocarboxylate uptake permease MctP, whose translation MNDGVNGVALAVFIFFFVLVTAMGFLAARWRKAANEHSLDEWGLGGRSFGTWVTWFLLGGDLYTAYTFVAVPAAIYAAGAAGFFAVPYTILVYPLIFTFLPRLWSVSHKHGYVTTSDFVRGRFGSKGLSLAVALTGILATMPYIALQLVGIQAVLDVMGVGGGEDTNWFVKDLPLLIAFGVLAAYTYSSGLRAPALIAFVKDTLIYLVIAVAIIYIPIKLGGFDDIFARASEAYSETNPATGAARGSLVPAEAGQWTYATLALGSALALFMYPHSITATLSSRSREVIRRNTTILPLYSLMLGLLALLGFMAIAAGVEVSNGQLAIPQLFENMFPAWFAGVAFAAIGIGALVPAAIMSIAAANLFTRNIYKDFIKPDATPAQETKVSKVVSLLVKVGALAFVLTMDKTVAINFQLLGGIWILQTFPALVGGLFTRWFHRWALLAGWAVGMLYGTVAAYGVASPTQKHFGGSSREIPGIGEIGYIGLTAFVINALVTIALTFVLRAVKAPEGIDETRPRDYTADSGDPGVSTELPLDAAEAADVAADGKR comes from the coding sequence GTGAACGACGGCGTGAACGGCGTGGCACTCGCCGTCTTCATCTTCTTCTTCGTCCTCGTCACGGCGATGGGTTTCCTGGCCGCCCGCTGGCGCAAGGCCGCCAACGAGCACAGCCTCGACGAATGGGGCCTGGGCGGACGGTCGTTCGGCACCTGGGTCACCTGGTTCCTGCTGGGTGGCGACCTGTACACCGCGTACACCTTCGTGGCCGTACCGGCGGCGATCTACGCGGCGGGAGCGGCGGGCTTCTTCGCCGTGCCGTACACCATCCTCGTCTACCCGCTGATCTTCACCTTCCTGCCCCGGCTGTGGTCGGTGTCGCACAAGCACGGCTATGTGACGACCTCCGACTTCGTGCGCGGCCGGTTCGGCTCGAAGGGACTGTCGCTGGCGGTGGCGCTCACCGGCATCCTGGCGACGATGCCGTACATCGCCCTCCAACTGGTCGGTATCCAGGCCGTGCTGGACGTGATGGGCGTCGGCGGCGGCGAGGACACCAACTGGTTCGTCAAGGACCTGCCGCTGCTGATCGCCTTCGGTGTGCTGGCGGCGTACACGTACTCGTCGGGTCTGCGGGCCCCGGCGCTGATCGCGTTCGTGAAGGACACGCTGATCTATCTCGTGATCGCGGTGGCGATCATCTACATCCCGATCAAGCTGGGCGGCTTCGACGACATCTTCGCCAGGGCGAGCGAGGCGTACAGCGAGACCAACCCGGCCACCGGCGCGGCGCGCGGTTCGCTGGTGCCGGCCGAGGCGGGGCAGTGGACGTACGCCACGCTGGCGCTGGGCTCGGCGCTCGCGCTGTTCATGTACCCGCACTCGATCACCGCGACGCTGTCCTCGCGCAGCCGTGAGGTGATCCGCCGCAACACCACGATCCTGCCGTTGTACTCGCTGATGCTGGGCCTGCTGGCGCTGCTCGGCTTCATGGCGATCGCGGCCGGGGTCGAGGTCAGCAACGGGCAGCTGGCGATCCCCCAGTTGTTCGAGAACATGTTCCCGGCCTGGTTCGCCGGCGTGGCCTTCGCGGCCATCGGCATCGGGGCGCTGGTGCCGGCGGCGATCATGTCGATCGCCGCCGCGAACCTGTTCACCCGTAACATCTACAAGGACTTCATCAAACCGGACGCGACACCGGCGCAGGAGACCAAAGTCTCCAAGGTGGTCTCGCTCCTTGTGAAGGTGGGGGCGCTGGCCTTCGTCCTCACCATGGACAAGACGGTCGCCATCAACTTCCAGCTCCTCGGCGGCATCTGGATCCTGCAGACCTTCCCGGCGCTGGTGGGCGGTCTGTTCACCCGTTGGTTCCACCGCTGGGCGCTGCTCGCGGGCTGGGCGGTCGGCATGCTCTACGGCACGGTCGCGGCGTACGGGGTGGCCTCGCCGACGCAGAAGCACTTCGGCGGTTCGTCGCGGGAGATCCCGGGCATCGGCGAGATCGGCTACATCGGCCTCACCGCTTTCGTGATCAACGCTCTGGTCACGATCGCCCTGACCTTCGTCCTGCGGGCGGTCAAGGCTCCCGAGGGCATCGACGAGACCCGACCGCGGGACTACACGGCGGACTCGGGCGACCCGGGGGTCAGCACCGAGCTGCCGCTGGACGCGGCCGAGGCAGCCGACGTGGCCGCCGACGGAAAGCGCTGA